In Fulvia fulva chromosome 8, complete sequence, the DNA window GAGCAGCGGCAGAGGGGTTTATGAAGGAGCATCGTTCTCTCCTTCTGGACGCGGTCTTGCGCAGTGGATCAAGCTCTGACAATTCGTCTTGGGCGGCAGGTGCGATCTCCACCGCGCCTGCTCCACTCGTCCAGTAGTACGAGCTGTTCGCGCACAAGGACTGCTGCAACGAGCGATAGTCCTGGGCGTGAGGTCTTCGCATTGGCTGCTCGGGTGCAAGGGCATCCAGGCCGTCGCAACTCTGCGGGGCACGCCAACCCCGCACTGCCGTCTGTTCGAGGGTCTGCCACGAACAGACTGGCCGCAAGGCGATTTGGCTTAGTGGCGACAGCACCATCATGACCATCTAGACCCGCAGTGTGGCGATGATCGAGGAGGCTCAAGGGCATGCTGCCGCACCCATACATCATCAAGGTCTGAGGACATTGTTGTGCACCACCGCGATGGACACCGTGACACCCAGCGTTATCTCCCACGCCCTACAAGGATATGACGACACGAGCAGACAGCTCGGTCGCCTTTCTCACGAGCTGACATTCGCGAGTCCACTTCTGTACGCGAAACAGCGGGCAATCGTGAATGGAGTACGATGGCCATAGCTCCGGGGATAGCTGGAGAACGTTCGGGAGTCGCAGTCAAGGACCAAAGGCGAACCACATATTGAACGCTAGCAGTAGGCAGAGCAACCGATTATTAATTCCCATACTTGACGAATCATGCCCATCGAGACCTGGCCCACGGGACTCTTCCGATCGAGCGCACGCACCGTAACCGCACAAGCTGTCTTGGAAGGCAGATGCAGCAGCGGATGCAGGGATCGCATTAGTCGCTGGAGAGCTGTCGTGGCTGTCAACCGTATCGAGGCTCCAAAGCTTTATTCGTCCAGTGTTTCGTGATCAGTGGGCGTGCACGTCGGATATGAACCTGCAGCTGAAAATAACAGAAGAGAAGTGATTTGTTATCCCGCCAGAGGCCCGTCTCGATACCACAATACTGATCCATTCTGTTGGAAACACCTTGCAACCCGTAGAGAGACTCGGACCGCCGTACTGATACAATCTGGAATCTCCGCGGCGAAGATTGCTTGCCGTCGGAAGAGCAGAAGACACGTCCGCTATGGCGCGCCTGCTGCGATCAGGTCGACCTCACGCCCCTACAAGACCTCGTCCATGGCATCGCCACCGTTAGTGGTGACCGCTGCTGGCTGAGCGGCGCCGTTGGTGGTGGCTGCGGGAGCCTCACCTCCGCCGAAGTAGTCCTGCATCTCTGCGTCGAGCTCCTCCGCCGTCTTCTTCTTGGGTCGGCCTGCGCGACCAGACTTCTTCGCGCcttccttcttcttctcgccgTTTGCGGCAGGCTTTGGACCTTCCTTCTTCTGGTTCTTCTTCTGGGTCTCCCTGGCCGCGTTCTTCGGAGCACTGTAAGACGATCAGAGCCGTTCGGTGATGTTATTGGCGATGGTGATGACTTACGAAACGCGGTCTGCGAGAGACTTTGGTGGAACGACTTGCTTGCCGCTCACGAGAATCTCGATCTGTCATGTGGTCAGTCCAGTGTTCCATGATATGCAAAAAGTAACGTTCGTACCCTCAGTGGCTTGCCATCGACCTTGGTGCCGTCAGACTTCGCGGCCTTGGCTGCTGCGTCTGGCTTGCTGAAGATGATGACGCAGGAGCCGTTGAACTTCCCATGCTGGTTGTAGTTGCGGATGACTCTCTTGACTGGTCCAGCCGTGGAGGCGAAGTAGTCCTGATCACAGAGTAAGGTTAGTGGAAGCCAGCGATAAACGTCGAGGAAATATCCGAGTCGGTCAATGCGCGCCAGCGGCAAGCGTACAACATCATCTCCCACTTCATCCATCATTGGGTCGACGAATATTGGTTCAGAGAGCAGGCAGCAGGCAGCAGGATGCAAAATCCGCGAAGAACGTGTCCGGTTGTTTCCAAGTCATAGACCGTCTTCAACGCCTGCATCTCCCAGTCGTCTTTCAACGACATCACTCGTCTTTACAGCATGCTCGCCTCTCCCCGCAGCCATCACAGCCACTATCCGCCCGATCACCTCACTCTCCATGTCGCCAGGAGTGTGTTTCAGTGGATAGGACGCCAAGGTGCGACACATGCGTGGAACGCTACCAGCCCTCTCATGCTGCATGCTCTCTGAACCCAATACTTGGCTGTATCCATGTCTGCACCTCGATCACACCTGCTTGCCAGGCAGGTAAATGTGAGGGGGTTTTGCGCGAGACATATGCCTCTGCTCATCATGCGACACTCATTGCTTCGTAAAGCGAGCGATCGCCGAGCGAGGGCAAGGATTGTGAAGCCACCCTACTTCACTCCAGTAGGCAGTACCCTGCTCCCTCGGAAGGTATGGCGCGCAAGATAATAATATCGAAGAATGTCGGCGGAAAGCGTTCGCCGATCTGGCCGGTCCGGTCAACATACCTTGATCATAGGCTCCTCCACATCGCCGGGGAGGTTGGACACACTGATCTTGCTCTCTCCGGAAGATGGTGCGACGGGAATCGCGGGTACCCTCGCATCCCTCGCTGGCTTGGCGCGCTTGGTCGGCTTCTGGACGCCGCCAGCTGGTGCGATGACTGCGGTGGTGGCAGCCCTGGACTTCTGTGCGGCTTTGCGGTTTGGGAGTCGGCCACCCTTGCCGCGACGTGGGCTGCGGGTTGCGCCGCTGTCCTTCATGATCTCATCGAGAGACTGGTCGAGTTTTCCAGACATGTTAATGGTGGTTGGGTTGGTATTGATGTGTGGTTGTGTGTTGTTGGTGTGAGACCCGAGTGAGAAGTGGGTGTGGTGAGGCGGAGCGCGCGTTGTTGAGAAGAGCTCGAGGGTTGGTTGGTGATGTTGATGTGCAGAGCTGAAGTGTGGCTTCGGTTTTGAGCTGTGAGTAAGCGCGTGTCGCGGAGAAGGTGAATGGAAGGAGTCGTGAGTGAACCGTGGGCGGTACTTGAGGGCTGGCGCGATGAACGTGCGGCGCAGCTGGTGAAGGCGACAAGAAAAGGCAAGCTGGCAGAGCTTGCGCCGTCGCTTGGTGGTGACTGAGATCTGAAGCTGGCGTTGCTATCAGTCGGTGTCGAGAAGGCAAATAGTGACACGCGCGTTGATGTGCGACGTGATGGATGAAGTGGGATCCGATGATGTTGTTGCTGATGAGAAAGAAGGTGGCCGCTGCTGCGCGAAGACGTGATCATGCGACTGCCAGGAGACTCGGAAACACGCTAGTCCTAATCGATCACCGCACGTGATGTAGAGTTGATGCCTGATGGTAAGGCATCTAGTGCTCTTATGGTTTTGCTAAATTCACTGATGGGACGGCGACAATATGCTCTACGGTGATTCTGGCAAGCCAATACTTCCAGATGGCGCTATTATGGAAGTTCATGAAATGTTCATGTTACTGCCAGAAGGTAGTTTGTCACCGTGGATCGTAGATATCCTTGTTTCTCTTCGTTCCATCGCAATCCAGGCGGCTCCAACGTGCATTGACAACGAAGTGTACGAATGCTCGTCGAGCCATAAACCAGGATGTACCCGTCGATCGTCATATTGAGGTCGAGTTACGTTAACAGCGTTGGCTTTACTTGAACTACTTTCCCTCTGGCGACCATGTCGTAGCGAAAGTGCCTGTGGGTATCCATACGACGTTCTCGAACATGATGGAGACGACCAAGGCATGGTGTCGGTTCCGCTATACAAGTATTGCCTTGTCTTTCTCGCGTTAACATAGACCGACCTGCGTCTCAAAAGACCACACCCTCGCCGACAGGAACCATTCCTCACATCCCGACAGATCCTCCGGCATTCAACGCCCACGAACCCATCGTCGATCATACAGCAGGAAGCGAAGACGTATGCGCCGTCTAAACGAAATCTCAGCATGCACCGGCTGACACATCGACATGCATTGTCCACGCATGGCGCAACGTGGCAGTGTCCGTGTTGGCAGCGGTAGATCCATCCAATCGCGATGCTTGGCATTGGGGCCAAACTTCTTCAGCCTCAAATATGTTCGGACCCTAGAACCGTAGTCCTTTTGAACGCGGTATGCCTGAGGGCAGTCGATGTGCTGCAGACGTCACTGTACAGATATGCAGTCGTTCTCTGGCATAGCAATGGTCGCGAACTGTGAGGAACATCCAGCAGGATGTGGGATCGTCGTTCAGCGTCGTTCGGCTTCGCATGTCGATGCTGAGCTGGCGTGGCTGTAGATCCGCAGGGCTGATGTTGCGATTGCAAACGAAAGCTCCGGCGAAGATCATTGTCTGAAGGGATGTAGTGCGTCAAGCTGTGTCTATTTCCATCGGGTCGGGTAAGGCTGGCGGCAAGCAACGAATGCTGCAACTGCAGACCATATAGGCAAAGCAAGAGGTCCAGCATACTCGCGTTACACTTCACAAACATTTCGTACGTTCCGGGTCTCGTTAACCTTTCGTAACCATGGGCGTGAAAGGTCATGCAGCAACACTCGGCTTCGCCGGTATTCTGGCCGGCAGTCTCATCGTAGCGTTAGATGCGGTCGCGCTATCGCCGTCCTTACCAGTGAGTAACTTGAATAGGATGGTGGTCGAGCAGTGCTGACAGAACCGTGAAGACAATCGAGGAAGACCTCAACACAACCACACTCGAGGCATACTGGGCTGGTGTCGCCTACACACTAGGATCAGCGACATTTCTACCTCTCTTCCCAGCCGCATCGAATATCTTCGGTCGACGTGGCGTCAGTCTGGCAGCGCTCCTTCTCTTCCTGGTCGGCACCATAGTATGCAGTACGGCGCAGAACATCGCTGCATTGCTGGCAGGACGAGTACTGCAAGGCATCGGCGGTGGCGGCATCATCGGGATGATGTACGTGGTCATCACAGATCTCTTCGAGAAGATACATCAACCGAAAGCCCTTGCGGTCAACGGACTGATATGGTTGCTTGGCACGTCGTTGGGTCCGATCATGGGCGGCGGCTTTTCTGGAAATATTTCATGGCGATGGATCTTCTGGATAGCTTTACCGATAAACGCAATTGCTCTCGTGCTGGTCGGCGGCTTTCTCAAGATCCCGATGCCCAATCTGGCTGAAAGTGCCACTCCAGTCAAGCGACTGAATTGGACGCTCCTGAGTCGTGACGACTGGTTCGGAGCGGCCCCTAATGGTGGCCAGCTTATCGAGCTTTTTGATCCCCATGACCTGGGGTGGTGTCATGTACGCGTGGGACTCGTATCAC includes these proteins:
- a CDS encoding mRNA export protein mlo3, translating into MSGKLDQSLDEIMKDSGATRSPRRGKGGRLPNRKAAQKSRAATTAVIAPAGGVQKPTKRAKPARDARVPAIPVAPSSGESKISVSNLPGDVEEPMIKDYFASTAGPVKRVIRNYNQHGKFNGSCVIIFSKPDAAAKAAKSDGTKVDGKPLRIEILVSGKQVVPPKSLADRVSAPKNAARETQKKNQKKEGPKPAANGEKKKEGAKKSGRAGRPKKKTAEELDAEMQDYFGGGEAPAATTNGAAQPAAVTTNGGDAMDEVL